A region of Oscillatoria sp. FACHB-1406 DNA encodes the following proteins:
- the corA gene encoding magnesium/cobalt transporter CorA produces MTDKNSSLQLGNSPGEEEEDLFDYFIERPGSLPGTLVIEQNAKPSQIVLIDYSTEKAVRVKNLTPDECATYLDTESVSWVDVVGLGSEETLTKLGRVFKLHPLVLEDVVNVPQRPKIEIYDDQVVAIAQMALLKENRAGFFLEQVSFVLGEHYLLTVQEEPERDAFDPVRDRIRYGKGKIRSLAADYLLYTLWDAIIEGYFPILEAYGESIEELEDEVVLNPTRNTLTKIYNVKRELLALRRAIWPQRDAINSLLRDETSLISSEVRIYLRDCYDRAVQIIDMLETYRELAAGLMDVYLSAVGNKMNEVMKTLTVISTIFIPLTFIAGIYGMNFNTQVSPYNMPELNWYLGYPLCLAAMLLTTGGFTLYFWRRGWFESSAIHPRK; encoded by the coding sequence ATGACTGACAAAAATTCATCCTTACAGCTTGGAAACTCTCCCGGAGAAGAGGAAGAAGATTTATTTGACTACTTCATCGAACGTCCGGGAAGTTTGCCGGGGACTTTAGTAATCGAGCAAAATGCAAAACCATCCCAGATTGTTTTAATCGATTATTCGACCGAGAAAGCCGTGCGAGTGAAAAATTTAACCCCAGACGAATGCGCGACGTATTTAGATACGGAGTCGGTGTCTTGGGTGGATGTCGTGGGTTTGGGGAGTGAAGAAACGCTCACAAAATTGGGTCGGGTTTTTAAGCTGCATCCGCTGGTGCTAGAAGATGTGGTTAACGTTCCCCAACGTCCTAAAATTGAAATTTATGACGATCAAGTTGTTGCGATCGCGCAGATGGCCCTCCTTAAAGAAAATCGAGCGGGGTTTTTCCTCGAACAAGTGAGCTTTGTACTAGGAGAACATTACTTATTAACGGTGCAAGAAGAACCAGAACGCGATGCTTTCGATCCGGTTCGCGATCGCATTCGTTACGGCAAAGGAAAAATTCGCTCATTGGCTGCCGACTACTTACTCTACACGCTTTGGGATGCCATTATCGAAGGATATTTTCCCATTCTTGAAGCGTATGGAGAAAGCATCGAAGAACTCGAAGATGAAGTCGTTCTCAATCCCACTCGCAACACTCTCACAAAAATATACAATGTCAAGCGAGAATTACTAGCCTTGCGTCGCGCAATTTGGCCGCAAAGAGATGCAATTAATTCGTTGCTGCGCGATGAAACGTCGCTGATAAGTTCGGAAGTGCGAATTTATTTGCGCGATTGTTACGATCGCGCGGTACAAATTATCGATATGCTCGAAACTTACCGAGAATTGGCTGCGGGTTTGATGGATGTCTATCTTTCTGCTGTCGGCAACAAGATGAACGAAGTGATGAAGACCTTAACCGTGATCTCGACCATCTTTATTCCTTTAACATTTATTGCGGGCATTTACGGGATGAACTTTAATACGCAAGTTTCCCCCTATAATATGCCGGAATTAAATTGGTATCTTGGATACCCCCTATGTTTGGCTGCTATGCTCTTGACTACGGGCGGTTTCACGCTTTATTTCTGGCGGCGAGGCTGGTTTGAAAGTTCTGCGATTCACCCTCGAAAATAG
- a CDS encoding amino acid permease, with translation MSTFSQINRFLFGKPLPTSAHAEERLGNFAALAILASDALSSVAYATEEILLVLAVAGTGALGLSLPLAGAIALLLGIVILSYSQTLRAYPKGGGSYIVARENLGLYPGLIAAASLLIDYILTVTVSVSAGIAALTSAIPALHSFTVPLCIGAIALLTIANLRGVREAGKIFMLPTYSFIFSIFLLIILGLYKQATGGIPAPPAAAPLQATSGSLGIFLILRAFSAGCTALTGVEAISDGVLVFKPPEWKNARRTLFYLGSILCLMFLGITYLVHSYHLVPVEKETLVSVLGREIFGNGLLYYFLQVSTLFILLLAANTSFADFPRLCYFVARDGYLPRQLALLGDRLVYSNGIRLLSIAAAILVVVFKGQVNALIPLYAVGVFTSFTLSQAGMVRHWFKLREKGWQLSGFINGLGAMTTLLVLAVIVATKFRLGAWMVVVAIPLLVCFFVSIHRHYRIVASKLEINSIKPIPRPPRLPVDAVGTHPAIVLVGQLHLGTLQALDYARTIADEIVAVHIDTGSTNRAALEQKWQELESDIPLVILDSPYRSIVTPLIEFVQYFETRHSGIFSTIIIPVFVTRNWWEEILHNQTAFFVRAALRVKGSRVVTTVRYYL, from the coding sequence GTGTCTACCTTCTCGCAAATTAATCGCTTTTTATTCGGAAAACCGCTACCCACCAGCGCCCATGCAGAAGAGAGATTGGGCAACTTCGCTGCCCTGGCTATTCTCGCTTCCGACGCACTTTCCTCTGTCGCTTATGCCACTGAAGAAATTCTACTGGTTTTAGCCGTTGCGGGAACTGGAGCGTTAGGGCTTTCCCTTCCCCTTGCAGGCGCGATCGCGCTACTCTTAGGTATCGTCATCCTCTCCTACAGTCAAACCCTGCGCGCCTATCCCAAAGGCGGCGGTTCCTACATCGTCGCGCGCGAAAACCTCGGACTGTATCCGGGACTGATTGCCGCCGCTTCCCTCCTCATCGACTACATTCTCACCGTCACCGTCAGCGTCTCCGCCGGGATTGCCGCCCTCACCTCCGCCATTCCCGCCCTGCACTCCTTTACCGTGCCGCTGTGTATCGGCGCGATCGCGCTGTTAACGATCGCTAATTTGCGCGGCGTGCGCGAAGCAGGCAAAATCTTTATGCTGCCGACCTACAGCTTCATCTTCAGCATCTTCCTGCTGATTATCCTAGGACTCTATAAACAAGCCACCGGAGGCATTCCTGCCCCTCCCGCCGCCGCACCCCTCCAAGCTACTTCCGGTTCCCTCGGAATCTTCCTGATTCTGCGCGCTTTTTCGGCAGGATGTACAGCCCTAACGGGTGTTGAAGCCATCTCCGACGGCGTACTCGTGTTCAAACCGCCCGAATGGAAAAATGCCCGTCGCACCCTCTTTTACCTCGGCAGCATCCTCTGCCTGATGTTCCTCGGCATTACTTACCTCGTCCATTCCTACCATCTCGTCCCTGTTGAAAAAGAAACCCTCGTCTCCGTTTTAGGGCGAGAAATTTTTGGCAACGGCTTACTCTACTATTTCCTACAAGTTTCCACCTTATTCATCCTTCTGTTGGCTGCGAATACCAGCTTTGCCGACTTTCCGAGGCTTTGCTACTTTGTCGCCCGCGATGGCTACCTCCCCCGGCAACTCGCCTTGCTGGGCGATCGCTTGGTGTATAGTAACGGGATTCGCCTCCTCAGCATCGCCGCCGCCATTCTCGTCGTTGTTTTCAAAGGACAAGTTAACGCCCTCATTCCCCTCTATGCGGTCGGCGTATTCACCTCCTTCACCCTTTCCCAAGCGGGAATGGTGCGCCATTGGTTTAAATTGCGCGAGAAAGGATGGCAATTGAGTGGTTTTATCAACGGTTTGGGCGCAATGACAACGCTTCTAGTTCTCGCGGTTATCGTCGCGACTAAATTCCGTTTAGGGGCGTGGATGGTGGTGGTTGCGATTCCCTTACTCGTTTGCTTCTTCGTTTCCATTCACCGCCACTATCGCATAGTTGCCTCAAAGTTGGAGATAAACAGCATAAAACCGATACCGCGCCCGCCGCGCCTGCCGGTAGATGCCGTCGGAACGCATCCTGCCATTGTTTTAGTCGGACAACTCCATCTAGGAACCCTCCAAGCCCTCGATTACGCCCGCACCATTGCCGATGAAATTGTTGCCGTCCACATCGATACAGGCAGTACCAACCGTGCCGCCCTCGAACAAAAATGGCAAGAGCTAGAATCGGATATTCCTTTAGTTATTCTAGACTCTCCCTATCGTTCGATTGTTACGCCGCTCATCGAATTCGTGCAATATTTTGAGACGCGACATTCCGGCATCTTTTCGACGATTATTATTCCCGTTTTTGTTACTCGCAATTGGTGGGAAGAAATCTTGCACAATCAAACCGCATTTTTTGTTCGCGCGGCTTTGCGCGTTAAAGGCAGTCGCGTGGTGACAACGGTTCGATATTATCTCTGA
- the trxA gene encoding thioredoxin, with amino-acid sequence MSLAIAVSDANFEQEVLKSELPVLVDFWAPWCGPCRMVGPIVEEVAEQYAGQIKVVKLDTDQNPNTPSQYGIRSLPTLIVFKDGERVDTVVGAVPKSTLSTTLEKYL; translated from the coding sequence ATGTCATTAGCGATCGCCGTTTCAGATGCCAACTTTGAGCAAGAAGTCCTCAAAAGCGAACTGCCTGTATTAGTTGACTTTTGGGCTCCTTGGTGCGGCCCCTGTCGGATGGTGGGGCCAATTGTAGAAGAGGTGGCAGAACAATATGCCGGACAAATTAAGGTGGTGAAATTGGACACAGATCAAAATCCCAATACTCCTAGCCAATATGGAATTCGCAGCCTTCCTACCCTAATTGTATTTAAGGACGGCGAGCGGGTTGATACAGTAGTGGGAGCGGTACCGAAATCCACTCTATCTACAACTTTGGAAAAGTATTTGTAA
- a CDS encoding thioredoxin domain-containing protein — MAAMSSGKVRLNQSEKLGRLIMSLVFAVSDFSFDGEVLKSDQPVLVNFFAPWSAPSLEVGKIVEELSVKYVERIKVVKLDVDQNLDTPSRYRIHTLPAIMVFKRGKEVARLEKIIEKSNIEQTLETLSLSP, encoded by the coding sequence ATGGCAGCAATGAGTTCTGGTAAAGTCCGCCTCAATCAATCGGAAAAATTAGGAAGGTTAATCATGTCATTAGTATTTGCCGTTTCAGATTTCAGCTTTGATGGAGAAGTTCTCAAAAGCGACCAGCCTGTATTAGTTAACTTTTTTGCCCCTTGGTCTGCCCCCAGTCTGGAGGTGGGGAAAATTGTGGAAGAGTTGTCAGTAAAATATGTCGAACGAATCAAAGTGGTGAAATTAGACGTAGATCAAAATCTCGATACTCCTAGCCGATATAGAATTCACACTCTTCCCGCCATAATGGTATTTAAGCGGGGCAAGGAGGTGGCTCGATTAGAGAAAATAATAGAAAAAAGCAATATAGAGCAAACTTTGGAAACGTTATCTTTAAGCCCATAA
- a CDS encoding DUF2973 domain-containing protein yields MLHLLYILAFTVIAFFAIGNLIRSLITLSVESQRRYSSPSPFSSQHRTVPHPELLDERGNPINEPLLVVRSESVEDARARLDALYNASPSKPSEQ; encoded by the coding sequence ATGTTACATTTACTTTACATTTTGGCCTTTACGGTTATTGCCTTTTTCGCGATCGGGAATTTAATTCGCAGTTTAATTACCTTAAGCGTCGAGTCTCAGCGCCGCTACTCCTCCCCAAGCCCCTTCTCCTCCCAGCACAGAACGGTTCCCCATCCCGAACTCTTAGACGAACGCGGTAACCCCATTAACGAACCGCTTCTGGTGGTTCGTTCTGAAAGTGTTGAAGATGCGCGCGCTCGCTTGGACGCGCTCTATAATGCCTCGCCCAGCAAGCCCAGCGAACAATAA
- a CDS encoding DUF2605 family protein, whose protein sequence is MSSNESPEKELLGTVLGPLLEDFQYWFARSRTLLESEKIDFLSSEEQADLLARIKTAQQEVSAAQLLFRGMDGNAGIEVATLMPWHNLLGQCWRVAMRWRSSKEQNRD, encoded by the coding sequence GTGTCTTCAAATGAGTCGCCGGAAAAAGAATTGTTGGGAACGGTGTTAGGTCCGCTGTTGGAGGATTTTCAGTATTGGTTTGCGCGATCGCGAACTTTGTTAGAATCTGAGAAGATAGATTTTCTTTCGTCGGAAGAACAAGCCGATCTGCTCGCACGGATTAAGACAGCCCAACAGGAGGTCAGCGCTGCTCAACTCCTGTTTCGAGGAATGGATGGCAATGCTGGAATTGAAGTGGCAACCTTAATGCCGTGGCACAATTTGCTCGGTCAATGTTGGCGCGTAGCGATGCGCTGGCGCTCTTCTAAGGAGCAAAATCGCGACTGA
- a CDS encoding glutathione binding-like protein, whose translation MLELYYWPTPNGHKIAIFLEEAGLEYRIFPVDIRAGDQFKPDFLKISPNNRMPAIVDPNPTDGGEPISIFESGAILLYLAEKTGSFLPQDARGRKTVMEWLFWQVGGLGPMAGQNHHFVQYAPEQIPYAITRYVNETHRLYGVLDKQLQGRDYLAGDYSIADMACYPWIVPHEKQRQNLEEFPNLQRWFNAIKERPAVIAAYERAKDYR comes from the coding sequence ATGCTCGAACTCTACTACTGGCCCACACCTAACGGTCACAAGATCGCGATTTTCCTCGAAGAAGCAGGACTCGAATATCGCATTTTCCCAGTCGATATTCGAGCAGGAGACCAGTTCAAACCGGATTTCCTAAAAATCTCGCCTAACAACCGAATGCCAGCGATTGTAGACCCCAATCCGACCGATGGCGGCGAACCAATTTCAATTTTTGAGTCCGGTGCAATTCTACTTTACCTTGCTGAAAAAACCGGCTCTTTTCTCCCCCAAGACGCGCGCGGGCGGAAAACGGTAATGGAATGGTTATTCTGGCAAGTAGGCGGATTGGGACCAATGGCGGGACAGAACCATCACTTCGTTCAGTACGCGCCCGAACAAATCCCTTACGCCATTACCCGCTACGTCAACGAAACCCATCGACTCTACGGCGTACTCGACAAGCAATTGCAAGGACGCGATTATCTTGCCGGGGACTATTCAATCGCGGATATGGCTTGTTACCCTTGGATTGTCCCCCACGAGAAACAGCGCCAAAACCTCGAAGAGTTTCCCAACCTACAACGCTGGTTTAACGCTATCAAAGAGCGCCCCGCCGTTATCGCCGCCTACGAACGCGCCAAGGACTACCGTTAA
- a CDS encoding mechanosensitive ion channel domain-containing protein: MRLIGLLLSTIALILAIASNPLPAFAQARTAPIILDGNVLFNVTESGNFTAQQRATEINQSLARVVARDEAPVVTLERVGEIPVIKVNDTYLLSITSADIPDGGDLQARAGEWARTIDKALERARYERTPEYFNGAVLRAVIAAVAGSLLSLLLGQLWQRWQNFLMLRRGESQGNSPSTADRSDKNILALIARILLAVLRIAIALALFFYITRLFPQTRQFSRTLIDTLGVALTSDLFPLGNKSFSILDLLRLLGLIGLLILGASNFRQILRVRVLSLTGLSRAAQETIASISQYLTIFIGTIVVIQLWGLELSSLNVFAGVLGVGVGLGLQGIAKEFISGLALIFERPIQIGDFIEVGELMGTVEHINARSTTIVTLDRVSVIVPNSRFLESEVINWTHRSPISRLKIPVGVAYGSPVETVREILLAAAKEHSEVLSQPAPIVFFKAFGDSALQFQLLVWIREPTQQFRIKSDLYFLIERHFRDRAIEIPFPQRDLNLRSGSIPLDLSPELSETLHQLSQRLDRWMEK, translated from the coding sequence ATGAGACTCATCGGTCTTCTCCTCAGTACGATAGCCCTTATTCTGGCAATCGCCTCAAATCCTCTACCCGCCTTCGCCCAAGCGAGGACAGCACCGATTATCTTGGATGGAAATGTACTTTTCAATGTGACGGAATCGGGAAACTTCACCGCACAACAGCGGGCGACGGAAATCAATCAATCTCTCGCCCGCGTCGTTGCCCGAGACGAAGCACCCGTCGTCACCCTCGAACGAGTGGGAGAAATCCCCGTTATCAAAGTCAACGATACCTACCTCCTTTCTATCACCTCCGCCGATATTCCCGATGGTGGCGATTTACAAGCGAGGGCAGGGGAATGGGCGCGAACTATTGATAAAGCGCTGGAACGCGCGCGCTACGAACGAACGCCGGAGTATTTCAATGGTGCAGTTCTTCGGGCTGTTATTGCTGCGGTGGCGGGGAGTTTGCTTAGCCTATTGTTAGGGCAGCTTTGGCAGCGCTGGCAAAATTTTCTGATGTTGCGGCGAGGCGAATCCCAAGGGAATAGTCCCAGCACTGCCGATCGCAGCGACAAGAATATTTTAGCCTTAATTGCCCGCATTTTACTTGCCGTTCTTCGCATCGCGATCGCGCTAGCCCTCTTCTTCTACATCACCCGCCTCTTCCCCCAAACCCGACAGTTTAGCCGCACCCTTATCGATACCCTCGGGGTGGCCCTCACTTCCGATTTATTCCCTTTAGGGAACAAATCATTTTCAATTTTAGATCTGCTGCGTTTATTGGGGTTAATCGGCTTGTTGATTCTGGGGGCAAGCAACTTCCGCCAAATCTTGCGCGTTCGCGTTCTCAGTTTAACCGGACTCAGCCGCGCCGCCCAAGAAACCATCGCCAGCATCAGTCAATATTTGACGATTTTTATCGGCACGATTGTTGTTATTCAACTGTGGGGTTTAGAACTCAGTTCTCTTAACGTTTTTGCGGGCGTATTGGGCGTGGGAGTCGGCTTAGGATTGCAAGGAATTGCTAAAGAATTTATCAGCGGACTTGCCCTTATTTTCGAGCGTCCGATTCAAATTGGCGATTTTATTGAAGTGGGGGAATTAATGGGTACGGTGGAACATATTAACGCTCGCAGTACCACCATTGTTACCCTCGATCGCGTTTCTGTCATCGTTCCGAACTCCCGCTTTCTCGAATCGGAGGTGATTAACTGGACGCATCGCAGTCCCATTTCTCGCCTCAAAATTCCGGTTGGTGTTGCTTACGGTTCCCCTGTCGAAACCGTGCGCGAAATTCTCCTCGCCGCCGCTAAGGAGCATTCTGAAGTTCTCTCCCAACCCGCGCCGATAGTCTTCTTTAAAGCATTTGGCGATAGCGCCCTCCAATTTCAACTGTTGGTATGGATTCGCGAGCCAACTCAGCAATTTCGCATCAAAAGCGACCTCTATTTTCTCATCGAACGTCATTTCCGCGATCGCGCGATCGAAATTCCCTTCCCCCAACGAGATCTTAACCTCCGCTCGGGCAGCATTCCCCTCGACCTTTCCCCCGAACTCTCCGAAACCCTCCATCAACTCTCTCAGCGCCTCGACCGATGGATGGAAAAATGA
- a CDS encoding HAD family hydrolase produces the protein MTDRSTFPFRNRIAIAFDFDETLIPQDSFDAILTRFAIDKEEFDRQKMQPLLDNDWEKYLASAYCLTKISQQRPEKERITREKLAEVGQNLKPIDGIPEMFERLRDCAARIDTELEIEFYLITGGFVELARNNRIAPNFKRMWGCEFSYNSAGEIDFIKQQMTHVEKTRYLFNISQGIDRTEDKDLIYNYRDFSAENLHVPLDQAIYVGDGTSDVPCFAVMNEYNGFALGIYKSHHRPEEWEHHAQITPHQKVANLAPADYRENSELMRSLQLCIESIGKKIALRKLSIGE, from the coding sequence ATGACCGATCGCTCGACTTTCCCCTTCCGCAATCGGATCGCGATTGCCTTCGACTTTGACGAAACGCTAATTCCGCAGGATAGTTTCGATGCCATTTTAACGCGATTTGCGATCGACAAAGAGGAATTCGATCGCCAAAAAATGCAACCTTTGCTCGATAACGACTGGGAAAAGTATTTAGCTAGCGCGTATTGCTTAACAAAAATCTCTCAGCAACGCCCAGAAAAAGAAAGAATTACGCGAGAAAAGTTAGCCGAAGTCGGACAAAACCTGAAGCCCATTGATGGCATCCCTGAAATGTTCGAGCGCTTGCGAGATTGTGCCGCTCGCATCGACACCGAGTTAGAAATAGAATTTTACCTCATTACAGGCGGCTTTGTCGAACTTGCCCGCAATAATCGAATCGCACCAAACTTCAAACGGATGTGGGGGTGCGAGTTTTCCTATAATTCGGCTGGAGAGATCGATTTTATCAAACAGCAGATGACTCATGTCGAAAAAACGCGCTATCTCTTCAACATTTCTCAAGGAATCGACCGCACCGAAGATAAAGATTTAATCTACAACTATCGCGACTTCTCTGCTGAAAATTTGCACGTCCCCCTCGACCAAGCAATCTATGTCGGGGATGGGACTTCTGACGTGCCTTGTTTCGCGGTGATGAATGAATACAACGGCTTTGCGCTTGGCATTTACAAGTCCCATCACCGCCCCGAAGAATGGGAACATCACGCTCAAATCACCCCCCATCAAAAGGTTGCTAACCTCGCCCCTGCTGATTATCGGGAAAACTCAGAACTGATGCGTTCTTTACAACTCTGCATTGAAAGCATTGGCAAAAAAATTGCGTTGCGAAAACTCAGTATTGGAGAATAA